The nucleotide window CAAGGTGACCTCCATCTTTGGCTCCATCTTAAAGATGGACTCCACTAAGAAGGTAAGAAGATTTTACACAACAGCACGTTATAACATTCTTTTTACCAAACTTCATAAATTTAACAAATCCGTCATCCTCTGCAGGTAACTAAGAAGCTGGCGGGAGCGGACGCTGGGACCGCCCAGTGGATGACCAGTGTGGGGAACGAGAGGGGGCAGGTGCTGATGTGCGTCCTGACGGCAGCCGAGGGCTACGGGCTGAAGGACATGGCCGTGGGGCTGCAGGAGCGCTACAGGCATGCCGGGCAGGACCCTCCGTCTGTCCTGTACGTGGACCGTGACTGCTGTAGGAGTGATGGGGGGACCTGTGCCGCAGCAGCCCTGTTCCCCGATTGGCCCCAGCTGGCGGTCAGGCTGGACGCCTGGCACTACATCCGCAGACTGGCGGCGGGCGTGACGACGGAGAGCCACTCCCTATATGCCGAGTTCGTTCGCCAACTGTCCCGCTCGATATTCGAGTGGGACCCGGAGGACTTCGCCCGGCTCAACAGAGCGAAGAACGGTGAGCACTCCAGGCGGCCCATCCCCTTCAGGGAGATGGCACGCCACTGTCGGCGACGCACGCGCGGGGCGGATGTGACCGAGCGGCTCCTCGACGAGACAATCACGGCATTCATGGGTGCCACAGACACGCTGGGCGTCCCAGTCCTGGACAGCGTCCGCATGCGTGAGGTCTGGCGGACCCAGAGACGGCACATCACCTGCATTCAGGTTCCTACCTTTCTCACGTTTTAACTCTAAGTTCGTAGCAAAGAAATTCTTAGACTTGAACACCCAATTAGCTCGATGACCATAACATCATCCCTCCCGTCACCCCGTTCAGGATCCATCAGGCGTCCACCTGTACACTCAGACCGGCCTGTTGACCAAGGGTGGCGTCGTGCTGCCCGTCTACCGCTGCGCCCGAGGCTTGACATCGCTCGAGTCTTTCCACCTGCACCTCAACCGTTTCATCCCGGGTAAGAAGTGTGCACGGCCACTGGGTGTGTCTCTTATGTGAtagtgattcttttttttcttttttacaggcACCTCCATCAGTGGGTGCTATTTCCAAATGTACCTGCTGGAGGGGCTGACCAGATGGAACGAGGACCGGGCACGGCAGGCAGCTGGCGGTGCAGCGAGTGGCATGAGGTGCTACCGCAGTCAGGAGCAGCACACCCTCAACCAGCTGACTCAGCATTTCTTTGGGAAAACACTGGTTGAGAGTTACACAAAGCCGCTGGAATATACGGGTAGGTAAAGGGGAAAGTTTTGATTCGAAGCTTTGATTCTACTAGAGTTGATTAGATAGTGCAGTTTTATTTGGCAAGGAGTTGCTTTGATGACAGCAAACATCATGTGTCAATCTGTTTAAGGGGAGCTGATTGGGGTCAGCTACCTGTACGCCCAGACCGGCAAAGTGCTGCAGGACTTCCCTACTGACCCGGACGAGGCCGATGGCACAGAGGACCTGGCCGcagcggaggaggaggaggaggaggaggaggaagacggTGACACCGAGCCTTCAGTAGCGCCGGAGGACGAAGTGGACGAGGGTTTTGGCGATGTCTTCTTTTTCCACACCCCGGACGCTCCCTCTCCTCCTCGCGTCCAGGGCCCTGGGATCGCCACAACCACAGTTGGTAGCGTTCATGCCTGTTCGCGTAACGAGTTCCAAAccagtttttgactttttgtttCTGCGCATGACAGGTCAGCGTCGGTGCGGATGGCACCCCTGGCTACCAGCATGTGGTGTGTCTTGCCCACAGCCTGGTGGAACTGTGCGTGAAGGGCTACGTCACCAACGCCGAGGCGGAGCAGATCGTAGAGAGGTGGCAAAACCTCCCCGAGGTCGACAAGCGGCCCATCGCTTACCTGCCGCGGTACAGGCAGGAGTTGCCCACGGGGAGGTTCGAGAAGGCCAAAGTTTACGCTCCCAGCAGCACGCCGATACCAGGACTGGAGAGCTTAAAACGGTATGCCTTGACACACATGTGTTAGTTCGGTTTTATCTATTATtcatatggttttttttttctattgacaAGTCAAGTAGACACTTCACTCGAACATAATATGTTCGGATAGACAGAGAACATAGCGCATGTCGGTTAAATGCTAATGATGATGGCACGAATGTTGATTTGTGAAATCTCCTTTTGTAGCTGCGTCGCGGGAACTGCCAGCGGGCCTGCACAGTGGCCGGACGCCAGCCGCCTGGTGGAGGCCGTATTCATCCGTTTGACGGTCCTCCATCCCGCCAGCAAACGGATGATGGGCGGCACGATCAGCCGATGGACGCTGGTTCTGAGGGACTACAACACGTTGCGGAACGTGGTCACCAACCACCCAGCCCTCACAGCCAGAACGACCATCCAGCTGTTCGCCGTGAACCAGGCCACCCTCTCTCAGTGGTGAGTATTGTCTTTGTTAACAGATCGTTCACACTCCACGTACGAACGGTAGACGTCCATTTTAGTCGTCCGATGCCGACACTCAAATGCTCCGTCTTTCCGCTGCAGGCACAAAAGGTACACGGCCGCTCAGGAGAGCCGCGTCTTGGCTGCTGGCATCGCCCCCATGCAGGCCCCTCTCGAGGCCCAAGACACACTCCTGCTAGCCAGGCAGCTCACAGCGGCGCAGACAGAGTCCCCTCGTGGCAGGGAGCCCTTCCTCTTCGAGGACCTGCCTCCCctggagagaggagaggaggaagccGGGCCATCGAACGCGGTCACCACCTCCACTGCCGTTGCCACTTTGATTCCTGCAGCCGCCGCGTCTTCTGCTGTCGGCGCTGCTGGTGACATCGCAggtgatgctgctgctgctgctgctcctccTGCAGCTTGCGCTGACGATTATGTGCCGAAGTCCACAAAATGGTACCGTAAGCGCATGGAGGAGTTACGGGCAAAGGCTGAAAGTAGGGGACAGCCTGTGAGGAGGAAAGCCCTCTGCATCATGCGCTGTAGCCACTGTGGTCAGCGCAAAATAAAAGAGACTGGCCACAGGCAGCTTAGAAAAGCGAGTGGGGCAAGAATTTCTTATTGCCCCACAGCAGCTGGAGGGAAGAGCCCAGAGGAGTGGCTTGCCTCTCAGAACTCATTGCAGGACAGCCATagataaatgtacagtagttttaaaaaatgcacaatataaaaaaaaaaaaaaaatcatttatttatttaatcaagttttaatttcatttttttttttataattcgaAGATTTTATTGTATTCGTTTGCTGTGCTTGAccaataatcataatcataataataagaagaagacaatttcaataatattttaataatgttttaattaaaaaactgttTGCACTCTTCAATATGCCTGTCAGACTCTCTCCTTTCGACATTGTTAGCAGTAAAGTAGTTGAGTGACTTTTTGTGCTATAATAAGTGTATTACTTAAGTTGAACATTCACAAAACGGCCATTCTAAAAAGTCTTACGTACGAGGGGCATCTGCTTACATCTCCCGTAACCTCATGTTTCTGCGACACGTAAAGGGGAAGCATTATCGTTATCCGCTTAGTTATTTCATTCAAAACGGATTCCCTCACTCTCGCCGAACACATGGCTAATAGAATATCCATGGAGTGGGAGGGGCCACGTACGGTCTGAGCACATGGCTTATATAATATTCATGATTGTGGAGATAGTTGCACAGTGAGTCTCTAaggtgtatatatgtatacaccGCCATTTTAAGAACAAAGATAGATTCTGGCAGTATAAACCTTTGCAATCATTATGTAGCTCCCCCCAGTAATTTACAAGGCATGAAGATTCTCtgaaaaatgtcaatttattGAAAGGTTCACCAGCAAAGTAACCATACAATCTTAACAAGCCATAAAAACTTAagagtataaaataaatacaaatataaagaaCAAAACAGGATAAATATCTTGATAGACAATAATGCAATCCACATTAATCACATGTTAAATATTGGCAAAAACGTACTAAATTGGCTGCTTATTACTGATGGAGAACTTGAACTTTCATTCTGAAAGATTATCTTTAACTTTGGAACTTGAATTAACctttaaacattaaagaaaacatTAGAAACATACAACACGCTCAAAATGTGGTGCAAAATTCTTCCTCGCAGAGTCACTCGGTCCGCTTGTCATAATAAAAGTCTCGACTGACAAGCATGTCTCCAGCAGActatttgaaaaataattaaataaacaaactttaaacTGACTTGAATGGTCAGTTACACGTTAATATTGTAGAATTGCTTGttcataacaacaacaaaaaaatataataaagtcaCCAATCAGTAACTGGGGCAAATCTTGGCAACAATGTGCCATATATAGTACACACCAAACTTTGTACATGGATGCAGGATCAACCTAATGCACTCCAAGAGGTTATGTTAAAATGTATGTCTAA belongs to Clarias gariepinus isolate MV-2021 ecotype Netherlands chromosome 2, CGAR_prim_01v2, whole genome shotgun sequence and includes:
- the LOC128541078 gene encoding uncharacterized protein LOC128541078 → MFFQPKFIFLAGSAQLQLQASTEAVTRARVSSEESSQPLPVKSPQTVEADARARVIAEAGNPADRRHILSRMEVQFGQYRGTTFQWLLTHDVGYVAGVVSSHAAEREAGDTNSSPLMLHKDALLEYAHLFPPMAAAIEAKKRTGTDTEGDRLVGFGEHSSLTYRQLYESTDPEISSYRSWVRSLVVKSGRSRVALLKQYVLRRDREQRSLATFDASAASARASTSASARASILAAERASILAPGRAGAVDAARASASKSAPSASAPSASAPSASAPSASASSALLSSTPLPNTLKEEEEEKKDDQQMMEVAAGVEQHMSASMAERHLPTDCLMLAAPQDELILPEAWKRSLPVEQQEWVSKAIFVRDQTGRAVLSQDLKVWYHPPGPRSNYSQCPSNHHAFFQRPFVLWAPYRMWKYQLECPVCAHRLTGCGLYKTVRKVLDRDGWYFMGTEYLECRYCRKKVAAWSHCIIRQLRADHRLQFPAVLTYRLSCDKRLLAQMNGNSVSGLHSYLLEQHTTDYYNRCTRLLLACSMFKGVPRSHAVSTMPDMERVPGKKWLLATYAREVFCRIDELRAKVTSIFGSILKMDSTKKVTKKLAGADAGTAQWMTSVGNERGQVLMCVLTAAEGYGLKDMAVGLQERYRHAGQDPPSVLYVDRDCCRSDGGTCAAAALFPDWPQLAVRLDAWHYIRRLAAGVTTESHSLYAEFVRQLSRSIFEWDPEDFARLNRAKNGEHSRRPIPFREMARHCRRRTRGADVTERLLDETITAFMGATDTLGVPVLDSVRMREVWRTQRRHITCIQDPSGVHLYTQTGLLTKGGVVLPVYRCARGLTSLESFHLHLNRFIPGTSISGCYFQMYLLEGLTRWNEDRARQAAGGAASGMRCYRSQEQHTLNQLTQHFFGKTLVESYTKPLEYTGELIGVSYLYAQTGKVLQDFPTDPDEADGTEDLAAAEEEEEEEEEDGDTEPSVAPEDEVDEGFGDVFFFHTPDAPSPPRVQGPGIATTTVSVGADGTPGYQHVVCLAHSLVELCVKGYVTNAEAEQIVERWQNLPEVDKRPIAYLPRYRQELPTGRFEKAKVYAPSSTPIPGLESLKRCVAGTASGPAQWPDASRLVEAVFIRLTVLHPASKRMMGGTISRWTLVLRDYNTLRNVVTNHPALTARTTIQLFAVNQATLSQWHKRYTAAQESRVLAAGIAPMQAPLEAQDTLLLARQLTAAQTESPRGREPFLFEDLPPLERGEEEAGPSNAVTTSTAVATLIPAAAASSAVGAAGDIAGDAAAAAAPPAACADDYVPKSTKWYRKRMEELRAKAESRGQPVRRKALCIMRCSHCGQRKIKETGHRQLRKASGARISYCPTAAGGKSPEEWLASQNSLQDSHR